The Terriglobia bacterium genomic sequence TTGTTCCGTTGAGCTGCGCTTCGAGCTGTTTCACCGTCATCGGTGTCTTCACGGTTCCGGGCAGGCGGGGAACATTCCGCCCTGCGGGGATTGAACCGGCAGGAGCCCAGTTGCCAAAAACGCTCTTCTGAACAGGACGCAGGAAGAGCAGATAAAGAATGATGAAGACGACCGGAATAATCAGGTAGCGAAGACCTGTCATGATCAACGGCCCTTGCTTGTCCATGAACGTGGGCTTTTCGACGAGTTCGGCTTCCCCTTCGAAGGAAACGTTTTCGACCGTCAGCTGATCGCCTCGATCGGGATTGAAACCGATCGCCGCCGAAATCAGGTCCCGATACTTTTTCATGTCATCGGCGTCGCGCGGTTCCTGCGTCGTCTGCGGCTTGCCGTCGCTGCCCGTTACGACCTTGGTATGGTTATCGATCAGCACGGCGATCGAGACGCGATCGACCCTCCCTACCGGATTGACGATATGGCGTACAGCTTTGCTGACTTCATAATTGGTGGTTTCGTTCTGTTTCAACAGATTGCCGGCGGATTCCGTTTGCGGCTCGCGCTCTTCCTGTTTCTGCTGGCTGCGAACGACACTGCCCTGCGGATCGTATTGCTCGACGGTTTCCTCGACCTGCTGGAAGTTCATGACGACCGAGACCTGCGGGCGAACTTTTCCCTGGCCGACTGCAGGCTCGAGAATCTGGACGATCTTGTTCGAGAGTTCGGTCTCGACCTTCTGCCGTGCGTCCAATTGCGTTGAGGAGAGTCCGCTGTCGCCGCTGTCGTTGCGGGACAGGATCTTTCCGCGATAGTCGATCAATACCACTTTCTCGGGGGTGAGCCCTTTGACCGAGCTGGCGACAACATTGATGATTCCCTGCGCTGCCGAAGCAGACAGCGTCCGGCTATTCTTCAATTTCAGGATGACGGATGCTTTCGTCTGGTCGTCGGTGCTCTGAAAAAGCGACTCCTTCGGCAGCACCAGATGGACACGCGCCGCTTCAACTTCGGCGAGAGTCATGATGCTGCGGGCGAGCTCGCCTTCGAGCGCGCGCTGATAATTGACCTGTTCCTGGAAGTTGGTCAAACCGAAATTCGTACGATCGAAGATCTCGAAACCGATCCGGCCGCTCTCCGGCAATCCCTGGCTCGCAAGCTGAATCCGCACTTCGGCAATCTTGTCGGCGGCGACCTTAATCGTGCGGCCGTCGGGGCCGAGTTCGTAAGGAACTTTGAGGTCGGTCAGCTTTTGTATCAAGCCCTGGGCTTCCTGGGGATCGAGGTCCGCATACAGCGTCTGGTACTCGACGCGATTCATGAAAAACACCAGCGCCCACAGCATGACGAGAACAAGTGCGCCGGACCCGGCGATCGCCAGCTTCTGCTGAAGCGTATAGCGTGTAAGGAAGACCTTGATTTGATCGAGCGGGCTTTGTGCGGCCATTGGCGGTTACTACACCTGGGCTTTCATGATTTCCTGGTACGCAGCAACGATCTTGTCGCGCACCTGCATCATCGTCTGAAACGATAGATCCGCCTTCTCGAACGAGGTCATTACGGAATGCAGATCGGATTCATTGCTGAGAAATTTCTGCAAGTCGCCCGGGCA encodes the following:
- the fliF gene encoding flagellar basal-body MS-ring/collar protein FliF, with the protein product MAAQSPLDQIKVFLTRYTLQQKLAIAGSGALVLVMLWALVFFMNRVEYQTLYADLDPQEAQGLIQKLTDLKVPYELGPDGRTIKVAADKIAEVRIQLASQGLPESGRIGFEIFDRTNFGLTNFQEQVNYQRALEGELARSIMTLAEVEAARVHLVLPKESLFQSTDDQTKASVILKLKNSRTLSASAAQGIINVVASSVKGLTPEKVVLIDYRGKILSRNDSGDSGLSSTQLDARQKVETELSNKIVQILEPAVGQGKVRPQVSVVMNFQQVEETVEQYDPQGSVVRSQQKQEEREPQTESAGNLLKQNETTNYEVSKAVRHIVNPVGRVDRVSIAVLIDNHTKVVTGSDGKPQTTQEPRDADDMKKYRDLISAAIGFNPDRGDQLTVENVSFEGEAELVEKPTFMDKQGPLIMTGLRYLIIPVVFIILYLLFLRPVQKSVFGNWAPAGSIPAGRNVPRLPGTVKTPMTVKQLEAQLNGTTLADDRADAAERELQSLSSPTKIDLIRKRVVEQTQSDPETVARLVRMWLADERHK
- the fliE gene encoding flagellar hook-basal body complex protein FliE, translating into MSDFKVYSNIPRMMPTPTLPKAPVSGGSFGNLLNQAIQQVSNVEKSCPGDLQKFLSNESDLHSVMTSFEKADLSFQTMMQVRDKIVAAYQEIMKAQV